A genomic segment from Flavobacterium inviolabile encodes:
- a CDS encoding peptidase domain-containing ABC transporter, producing MSKIAIKQHDFSDCGATCLASIAEHYNLSLPISRIRQYASTSQKGTTLLGLREAAIKLGFLAKGVKASFESIKDIPLPAIAHVIVKHEEHEFPHYVVIYKVTDKYIQVMDPASGKIEKKSYEEFKQISTEYFLILIPDEDIFKERNEKISNMKRIMFLLKPHKYILIQAFIGAVIYTLLGFSMSIYVEKITDFVLVSGNKSLLNLMSVIVLGCLVLQFAFGALKDFFLLKTSQQIDSRLILGYYKHLFTMPQKFFDTMRIGEIMSRIGDAVKIRLLINETALSISVNILIVIFSFIFMYTYYWKLALIVSLIIPVYIIIYFIVNNLNKKVERQVMEKNAMLESQLVESIKNIGTVKRLSLEDFSKNKTELRFIDLLKSIYASGINNIFSRVSTEFVSRIFTVILLWAGTHYAIDGQITPGELFSFYSVIGYFTGPASQLIGTNVAIQNAMIAADRLFGIMDLDTEKTDANVNLNKNNFGDIEFKNVDFSYEIGRNTFKELNLKIPKGKFTAIVGESGSGKSTIASLIQSIYYPTDGKISVGNYDLKYITKDSINKLITTVPQNVELFDGSIISNIAIGEQNPDMERIIDVSKKVGAYDFIESLPNGFDTYLGEFGANLSGGERQRIAFARALYKDPEVIILDEATSALDSESELVIKKLIDDLSREGKTIIVIAHKLHSIKNADIIMAFKKGELIENGTHEELLNQKGYYYKMWQNNQN from the coding sequence ATGAGTAAAATAGCAATAAAACAACATGACTTCAGTGATTGCGGTGCCACTTGCCTGGCTTCAATTGCCGAACATTACAATCTGAGTTTACCAATCTCCAGAATAAGACAATATGCCAGTACCAGTCAAAAAGGAACTACTCTTCTGGGATTGCGTGAAGCGGCCATTAAATTAGGGTTTCTGGCAAAAGGCGTAAAAGCTTCCTTTGAGAGCATTAAAGATATTCCGCTTCCTGCCATTGCGCACGTGATTGTAAAGCATGAAGAGCATGAATTCCCGCACTATGTGGTTATCTATAAAGTAACGGATAAATACATCCAGGTGATGGATCCTGCTTCCGGGAAAATTGAGAAAAAATCATACGAAGAGTTCAAACAAATCTCAACAGAGTATTTTCTGATCTTGATTCCGGATGAAGATATCTTCAAAGAAAGAAATGAGAAGATTTCGAACATGAAAAGAATCATGTTCCTGTTAAAACCGCACAAATACATCCTGATCCAGGCCTTTATAGGTGCCGTGATCTATACGCTGCTCGGTTTCTCCATGTCGATTTATGTTGAAAAGATCACCGACTTTGTATTGGTTAGCGGTAACAAGAGCCTGTTAAACCTGATGAGTGTTATTGTATTGGGCTGTCTGGTTTTACAGTTTGCCTTTGGTGCCTTAAAAGATTTCTTCCTGCTCAAAACAAGTCAGCAAATCGATTCCCGGTTAATCCTGGGGTATTACAAGCATTTGTTTACCATGCCGCAAAAGTTCTTTGATACGATGCGAATCGGGGAAATTATGTCCAGAATCGGCGATGCGGTAAAAATCCGATTATTGATCAATGAAACGGCTTTAAGTATTTCGGTAAATATCCTGATCGTGATCTTTTCGTTCATTTTCATGTATACCTATTACTGGAAGCTGGCGTTGATTGTTTCTTTAATTATTCCGGTATATATCATTATCTATTTTATTGTCAACAACCTGAATAAAAAAGTGGAACGCCAGGTAATGGAAAAAAATGCGATGCTTGAATCGCAGTTGGTAGAATCCATTAAAAACATCGGAACCGTTAAACGTTTATCTCTTGAAGATTTCTCGAAAAACAAAACCGAATTACGCTTCATTGATTTATTGAAAAGTATCTATGCTTCCGGGATCAACAACATTTTCTCCAGGGTTTCTACCGAATTCGTTTCCCGAATATTTACGGTAATCCTGCTTTGGGCCGGTACACATTATGCTATTGACGGGCAGATCACTCCGGGGGAATTGTTCTCCTTCTATTCGGTAATCGGTTATTTTACCGGTCCGGCTTCCCAGCTGATCGGAACCAACGTTGCCATTCAGAATGCAATGATTGCCGCCGACCGTTTGTTTGGCATCATGGATCTGGATACGGAGAAAACCGATGCAAATGTAAACCTGAACAAAAACAATTTTGGTGATATCGAATTTAAGAATGTTGATTTCTCTTACGAAATTGGAAGAAACACCTTCAAAGAATTGAACCTTAAGATTCCGAAAGGGAAGTTCACGGCGATTGTAGGAGAAAGCGGAAGCGGTAAAAGTACCATTGCCTCGTTGATCCAGAGTATTTATTATCCTACAGACGGTAAGATATCTGTTGGTAATTATGACTTAAAATATATCACCAAAGACAGTATAAACAAGCTGATCACTACTGTTCCGCAAAATGTAGAGTTGTTTGACGGTTCTATTATTTCCAACATTGCCATTGGAGAGCAAAATCCGGATATGGAACGCATCATTGATGTGAGTAAAAAAGTTGGTGCTTACGATTTTATTGAGTCTTTACCGAATGGTTTTGACACCTATTTAGGCGAATTCGGAGCGAATTTATCCGGTGGGGAACGCCAGCGAATTGCGTTTGCCAGAGCCTTATACAAAGATCCGGAAGTAATCATTTTAGACGAGGCTACTTCGGCTTTAGACTCTGAGTCCGAGCTGGTAATCAAAAAATTAATTGATGATCTTTCCCGTGAAGGAAAAACAATTATTGTCATTGCACATAAGTTACATTCCATAAAAAATGCCGATATTATCATGGCGTTTAAAAAAGGTGAACTTATCGAAAATGGTACTCATGAAGAATTATTAAATCAGAAAGGCTACTACTACAAGATGTGGCAAAACAATCAAAACTAA
- a CDS encoding HlyD family secretion protein: protein MNDQNIFPEDILKSTVEYHIAKHSKKTNVIFWAIFISLFGLIIALPFIYVDLYTTSRGQIIPQEKKASLYAPANGKVLFSSLEENRKINAGDTLLIIDHKIIQEKGRLNNVQTNEYQDYITDLKNLLKRNYGSLKTEQYKKEYLKHEQELFNIDVVIKTSQAEFDRADRLYNKQIIAKAEYEKTLLELNKLKNDRVNIIKQAELGWQKQLTDYNQSVNNINSNSNQLREEEKTYVLIAPISGELLNVQGINKGSIVSPGTVIAEISPDKDIVVETYVSPSDIGFIKEGEHVKYQIDAYNSNQWGFATGKIIDVGKDVVFIGDTPVYKIRSSIAKKSLYLRNGSEGRLKKGMTLTSRFFLTKRSMFQLLFDEIEDWLNPYNSIKK from the coding sequence ATGAACGACCAAAACATTTTTCCAGAAGATATTCTAAAGAGTACTGTAGAATATCACATTGCAAAACACAGTAAAAAAACGAATGTTATTTTTTGGGCTATTTTCATTTCCCTGTTCGGATTGATCATTGCGCTGCCTTTTATTTATGTTGATTTGTATACAACCAGCAGAGGCCAGATTATCCCGCAGGAGAAAAAAGCATCTCTTTATGCTCCGGCAAATGGAAAAGTTCTTTTTTCCAGCCTTGAAGAAAACCGAAAAATAAATGCCGGTGACACCCTTCTTATCATCGATCATAAGATCATCCAGGAGAAAGGCCGTTTGAATAATGTTCAGACAAACGAGTACCAGGATTATATTACCGATTTAAAAAACCTGCTGAAAAGAAATTACGGTTCGCTAAAAACAGAGCAATATAAAAAGGAGTATTTAAAACACGAGCAGGAGCTTTTTAATATTGACGTGGTGATCAAAACCTCTCAGGCCGAATTTGACCGTGCCGACCGTCTTTACAACAAGCAAATCATCGCCAAAGCAGAATATGAAAAAACGCTTTTGGAACTGAATAAACTAAAAAACGACAGAGTCAACATCATCAAGCAGGCCGAATTGGGCTGGCAAAAACAGCTAACGGATTACAACCAGTCGGTTAACAATATTAACTCCAATTCCAACCAGCTTCGTGAAGAAGAGAAAACCTATGTTTTGATTGCTCCCATCAGCGGTGAGCTGTTAAATGTACAGGGAATCAACAAAGGAAGTATTGTTTCTCCGGGAACTGTTATTGCTGAAATTTCTCCCGATAAGGATATTGTTGTGGAAACGTATGTATCGCCTTCCGATATCGGATTTATAAAAGAGGGAGAACATGTAAAATACCAGATTGATGCCTATAACTCGAACCAATGGGGTTTTGCAACCGGAAAGATCATTGATGTCGGAAAAGATGTTGTTTTCATTGGCGACACTCCGGTTTACAAAATCAGAAGCTCGATCGCAAAGAAAAGCCTTTACCTGAGAAACGGTTCGGAAGGCAGATTGAAAAAAGGAATGACACTAACAAGTCGCTTTTTCTTAACAAAGAGAAGTATGTTCCAGTTATTATTTGACGAAATAGAAGATTGGTTAAACCCTTATAACAGTATCAAAAAATGA
- a CDS encoding DUF4421 family protein yields MSPKKFFFIGILILLSTFAFSQNDSIYQEVKQKYDTTYRVDYSNKMICRLNIDSDISNIYIRKVKEKSENKFIPNEIFKLRFSFDYKFLGITVSFSPSFFPGNNDNSIKGNTLILDLGFKFFYSDRLRQEIIYKNVQGYYLVSPDNDELIEAYPRMKVNTYGGKTFFIVNRNFSYRAYESQTERQMKSVGTFIPSLYYAYNTLETNAENTTKLFIDKIYSYDLIIQAGYMYNVVLDKKWFATAGFHPGLGYNYSNNFYLNNQNNQELEQKSRGLNFNIDANLALGFNNSNFFSGIKANYRNFNYINDLNTEFINTRIGFDFFIGYRFKESKPIKKVFEKIEEQLNKLPI; encoded by the coding sequence ATGAGTCCGAAAAAGTTTTTTTTCATCGGAATTTTAATACTGCTATCAACTTTTGCTTTTTCCCAAAACGATTCTATCTATCAGGAAGTTAAGCAAAAATATGATACAACTTATCGCGTTGATTACTCTAATAAAATGATTTGCAGGCTGAATATCGACTCCGATATCAGCAATATCTATATTCGTAAAGTAAAAGAAAAATCGGAGAATAAATTTATTCCGAACGAGATTTTCAAACTCCGTTTTTCATTTGATTATAAGTTTTTAGGGATTACCGTGTCGTTTTCGCCCAGTTTTTTCCCCGGCAATAATGACAATTCCATTAAAGGCAATACGCTGATCCTGGACCTGGGCTTTAAGTTTTTCTATTCCGACCGGTTGCGGCAGGAAATCATTTATAAGAATGTACAGGGTTACTACCTCGTTTCCCCTGATAATGACGAGCTGATCGAGGCTTACCCCCGAATGAAGGTCAACACCTATGGCGGCAAGACGTTCTTTATTGTCAACCGTAACTTTTCGTACCGCGCTTATGAATCCCAAACGGAACGGCAGATGAAAAGCGTGGGAACTTTTATTCCGAGTTTATACTATGCCTACAATACGTTAGAAACCAATGCCGAAAATACGACCAAACTGTTTATTGATAAAATCTACTCTTATGATCTTATCATTCAGGCCGGTTATATGTACAATGTGGTTTTGGATAAAAAATGGTTTGCAACAGCAGGATTTCATCCCGGTTTGGGATATAACTATTCCAACAATTTTTATTTAAACAACCAAAACAACCAGGAACTGGAACAAAAGTCGCGGGGACTTAATTTTAATATCGATGCCAATCTTGCCCTTGGCTTTAACAACAGTAATTTCTTTTCCGGCATTAAAGCCAATTACAGAAATTTCAATTATATAAATGACTTAAATACCGAGTTCATTAATACCCGTATTGGCTTTGATTTTTTTATCGGTTACCGCTTTAAAGAATCCAAACCCATCAAAAAAGTCTTCGAAAAAATCGAAGAACAATTGAACAAACTTCCCATTTAA